A region from the Drosophila takahashii strain IR98-3 E-12201 chromosome 2L, DtakHiC1v2, whole genome shotgun sequence genome encodes:
- the Tektin-A gene encoding tektin-4 produces the protein MNCLEKKSPEAIAECKGKTIELNPGSACPAPLICPLPTEPPSHRLKKPPQPALVALTPHPDEAAQQHLVQNIMGAAHEHQKLQGDLQAGVDQQQMQMADIRAEQYKQSQRPVKMEEVQFARAMDPEADDLRNPPCYLPQQGDELPHKDQLMPMGPIGPWASGKVDWSPMAGITGTRPVVDRYSITRYSPNEWRTRNHETVQVVNGSLGRADKNRFSSTTEFLRLSALVAKSQNETTDKLRIRSQLIGKWKNTLENAIKAMADEISTMEVERIKLRKSMVVLGVPESIAKECIEKRATRPDTELVRDQVEEELVNELALIAEIRRLLMKTLDDFNTQQVENRTARQRLEYDWSDKKEAYEIDTLNTGLNNCSRTIMFRPGAVRQPPEQASEKYWEHFSMETLDDCEKCRLRSVTLRNTLNATMMNAARDIRTQADVVEKALTSRINCTQEAVQRFENDLKQILQGLADVENRIEQMKRRIASFDASMKVAQTRMDNRSYRPNVENCRDLAQQELIDGVHTIQSSVSALLHELEEAERVKTDLVSSRARLEREIMLKRRSLFIDRERCMLMRSHYPSANTLSGSATS, from the exons ATGAATTGCTTGGAGAAGAAGTCGCCGGAGGCGATTGCCGAGTGCAAGGGCAAGACCATCGAGCTGAATCCCGGATCAGCTTGTCCGGCTCCGCTGATTTGTCCCCTGCCAACGGAGCCGCCCTCCCACCGCCTGAAGAAGCCGCCGCAGCCCGCCCTCGTGGCCCTGACCCCTCACCCCGATGAGGCCGCGCAGCAGCACCTGGTGCAGAATATCATGGGTGCCGCCCATGAGCACCAGAAGCTACAGGGCGACCTTCAGGCGGGCGTCGACCAGCAGCAGATGCAAATGGCCGACATTCGGgccgagcagtacaaacaatcGCAGAGGCCGGTGAAAATGGAGGAAGTGCAGTTTGCG CGTGCAATGGATCCAGAAGCTGATGACCTTCGAAATCCGCCATGCTATTTGCCCCAGCAAGGTGACGAATTGCCCCACAAGGACCAGTTGATGCCCATGGGTCCCATCGGGCCGTGGGCCTCGGGCAAAGTGGACTGGAGTCCCATGGCGGGTATTACAGGCACACGACCCGTTGTGGATCGCTACTCGATCACGCGATATAGTCCCAATGAGTGGCGAACAAGGAATCACGAGACGGTGCAGGTGGTCAACGGCAGTCTGGGCAGGGCGGATAA AAACCGCTTCAGTTCGACCACCGAGTTCCTGAGACTCTCGGCCCTGGTGGCCAAGTCGCAGAATGAGACCACCGACAAGCTGAGGATCCGTTCGCAGCTGATTGGCAAGTGGAAGAACACCCTGGAGAATGCCATCAAGGCAATGGCCGATGAGATTTCCACCATGGAGGTGGAGCGCATAAAGCTGAGGAAATCGATGGTGGTTCTCGGAGTTCCCGAGTCTATTGCCAAGGAGTGTATTGAAAAGAGGGCTACAAGGCCGGATACCGAATTGGTTCGCGATcaggtggaggaggagctggtcAACGAGCTGGCCCTGATTGCCGAGATCCGACGGCTGTTGATGAAGACCCTCGATGACTTCAACACCCAGCAGGTGGAGAATCGCACGGCTCGGCAGCGACTCGAATACGATTGGAGTGACAAGAAGGAGGCGTATGAGATTGATACCCTGAACACGGGCCTGAACAATTGCTCTAGGACGATAATGTTTAGACCAGGAGCAGTAAGACAGCCACCGGAGCAGGCTTCGGAGAAGTACTGGGAGCACTTCAGCATGGAAACCCTGGACGATTGTGAGAAGTGTCGCCTAAGGTCGGTGACCCTGCGGAATACGCTGAACGCAACGATGATGAATGCGGCTCGGGATATTCGCACGCAGGCCGATGTCGTCGAGAAGGCTTTGACTTCCAGGATCAATTGCACCCAGGAGGCGGTGCAGCGGTTCGAGAATGACCTAAAGCAAATCCTGCAGGGCCTGGCCGATGTGGAGAACCGCATTGAGCAGATGAAGCGACGCATTGCCTCCTTCGACGCCTCCATGAAGGTGGCCCAAACGCGCATGGACAACCGCAGCTATCGGCCCAATGTGGAGAACTGCCGGGATTTGGCTCAGCAGGAGCTCATCGACGGAGTGCACACCATCCAGAGCAGCGTTTCGGCTCTGCTCCACGAACTGGAGGAGGCGGAGCGGGTCAAGACGGATCTGGTCAGCTCAAGGGCTCGGCTTGAACGGGAAATAATGCTAAAGAGGCGCAGCCTGTTCATCGATCGGGAGCGCTGCATGCTGATGCGATCGCATTATCCATCGGCGAATACTCTAAGTGGTTCCGCCACATCCTAA
- the LOC108061278 gene encoding uncharacterized protein, translating to MSPKFALAILLFSCVLLGIASAQQYRYPQTYNRPKVAARNLDGGGPLPPNFPPPAGGPLDGGAVNPDCMPNQLASNTVDNKKPRSRH from the exons ATGTCGCCTAAGTTTGCACTTGCAATTCTGCTCTTCAGCTGCGTTCTCCTGGGAATCGCCAGTGCCCAGCAATATAGGTATCCCCAGACATATAATCGGCCAAAG GTGGCCGCTCGTAATCTGGATGGCGGTGGCCCCTTACCTCCCAACTTCCCCCCACCAGCCGGCGGTCCTCTAGATGGCGGTGCTGTTAACCCGGACTGCATGCCCAATCAATTGGCCAGCAACACTGTCGACAACAAGAAGCCGAGGTCGAGGCACTAG
- the LOC108061249 gene encoding uncharacterized protein, which translates to MAAKGKEKEHQLDPPLFVTCDLDQFRDPNKKRAANDACEELDKLDAQDEISVSSIISALLQPIEPSDDQFKECDWGINPKQFLPTKQAVIFKEQLFISKLRNTNCKLNENLKIFFERELEQIGRFCLNVEESFDGYVIFSSSKMKKGKGVVECGHQLKGKYDDKFLLICEKRSEFDRIDNTRVEKTLELRNHADLMLTAIRETRINEEVQRFKARIDIKDRDHVFVLDGGIMLLMRHLVANNFVGQFEYYTMNLYGRVLRCNLVVSKERKIVRIFYRTYKNVVQIFTQQCFNDELQDVAETFMTPEGRIVLHYWRGYNYLLHAACMPPKRKEPILPKLELCWRQNEQLARKFRELKALNYENATSYLSSNSQLADFMQDYVLNLLRYKPTNVLEFSIMFFQNMAK; encoded by the exons atgG CTGCCAAAGGCAAGGAAAAGGAACATCAGCTGGATCCGCCGCTCTTCGTGACCTGTGACCTCGACCAGTTTCGTGATCCGAACAAGAAGAGGGCAGCCAACGATGCCTGCGAGGAGCTGGACAAGCTGGATGCCCAGGACGAGATCAGCGTGTCGAGCATCATCTCGGCCCTTTTGCAGCCGATCGAGCCCTCGGATGATCAATTCAAGGAATGCGACTGGGGCATCAACCCGAAGCAGTTCCTGCCCACCAAACAGGCGGTGATCTTCAAGGAGCAGCTGTTCATTTCGAAGCTGAGAAATACGAACTGCAAGTTGAACGAGAACCTGAAGATCTTCTTCGAGCGCGAACTGGAGCAGATTGGCCGGTTCTGTCTGAATGTGGAGGAGTCCTTCGATGGCTATGTGatcttcagcagcagcaagatGAAGAAGGGCAAGGGGGTGGTGGAGTGTGGCCATCAGTTGAAGGGCAAATACGACGATAAGTTCCTGCTGATCTGCGAGAAGAGATCGGAGTTCGATCGTATTGACAATACGCGGGTGGAGAAGACCTTGGAGCTAAGGAATCATGCCGATCTGATGCTCACCGCCATTCGGGAGACGAGGATCAACGAGGAGGTGCAGCGCTTCAAAGCTCGAATTGATATCAAAGATCGCGATCATGTGTTTGTCCTGGATGGAGGGATAATGCTGCTAATGCGCCACCTGGTGGCCAATAACTTTGTGGGCCAATTCGAGTACTACACAATGAACCTTTATGGTCGCGTCCTTCGCTGCAATCTGGTTGTGTCCAAGGAGCGGAAGATAGTGCGAATCTTTTATCGCACCTACAAGAACGTCGTGCAGATCTTCACCCAGCAGTGCTTCAACGACGAGCTGCAGGATGTGGCCGAGACCTTCATGACCCCCGAGGGTCGCATTGTCCTGCATTACTGGCGGGGCTACAACTACCTCCTACACGCCGCCTGCATGCCGCCAAAGCGAAAGGAACCCATTCTTCCAAAACTGGAGCTGTGTTGGCGCCAAAACGAGCAGCTGGCCCGCAAATTTAGGGAACTCAAGGCCCTCAACTACGAGAATGCCACCAGCTATCTGAGCAGCAACTCGCAGCTGGCCGACTTTATGCAGGACTACGTCCTCAATCTGCTGCGATACAAGCCCACCAATGTCCTCGAGTTCTCCATCATGTTTTTCCAGAATATGGCCAAGTGA